One stretch of Streptomyces sp. R21 DNA includes these proteins:
- a CDS encoding sugar phosphate isomerase/epimerase family protein, whose translation MKLAFSTLGVPGLPVADVVRLAATHGYHGVELRAHPEEPVHPGIGLTERVDVAAEFKAGGVEILGLAGYARVAEPGDDAPVLTDIRELLDLARDLGAPYVRVFPGGGTEQSPAEADATAARRLGEAAEYAADLGVRILLETHDSHRTGADAIRVLGLVGHRQVGSLWDVMHTWLGGEQPSSTYAALSPYLGYVQVKDIASAEDTTPLPLGTGVLPLAECVELLSREGWDGWLCWEYEKRWYEAAAPLPGLLEAGREHLARLLNDSA comes from the coding sequence ATGAAGCTGGCGTTCTCCACCCTCGGCGTACCCGGTCTCCCCGTAGCGGACGTGGTCCGGCTCGCGGCCACGCACGGCTATCACGGAGTCGAGCTGCGCGCGCATCCCGAAGAGCCCGTGCACCCCGGCATCGGACTGACCGAACGGGTCGACGTCGCCGCCGAGTTCAAGGCGGGCGGCGTGGAGATCCTGGGTCTCGCCGGATATGCGCGCGTCGCGGAGCCGGGCGACGACGCGCCCGTCCTCACGGACATCCGCGAACTCCTCGACCTCGCCCGTGACCTGGGCGCCCCCTACGTACGCGTCTTCCCCGGCGGCGGCACCGAGCAGAGTCCCGCCGAGGCGGACGCGACGGCCGCCCGGCGTCTCGGCGAGGCCGCGGAGTACGCCGCCGACCTCGGCGTACGCATCCTCCTCGAAACCCATGACTCGCACCGCACCGGCGCCGACGCCATCCGCGTCCTCGGCCTGGTCGGCCACCGCCAGGTCGGCTCGCTGTGGGACGTCATGCACACCTGGCTGGGCGGCGAGCAGCCGTCGTCGACGTACGCCGCCCTCTCGCCGTATCTCGGATACGTCCAGGTCAAGGACATCGCTTCCGCCGAGGACACCACTCCGCTGCCGCTGGGCACGGGCGTGCTCCCGCTCGCCGAGTGCGTCGAGCTGCTCTCGCGGGAGGGCTGGGACGGCTGGCTGTGCTGGGAGTACGAGAAGCGGTGGTACGAGGCGGCGGCGCCGCTGCCCGGACTGCTGGAGGCCGGGCGCGAGCACCTCGCCCGACTGCTCAACGACTCCGCGTAA
- a CDS encoding MFS transporter — MSLTRTLIDVRPLRTSPVFRRLLIGRTVSVLGSFMTMVTVMYQVWGMTHSAAWTGAVGLAQALPLVGFGLFAGAWADRGDRRRIFLAATVGQAACSALLAVQGFTGHVPVLGVLALVAAQSFFGAVGGPAAGVFVPRLLPKEQVAAGLALNQITAQSMMLLGPALGGLLLGWLGIGACYLIDTLSFGLAFYGAHGLPALPPEGEPSRAGLHGVLDGLRFLAGHRVVRGALITDLAATVLSFPASLFPLINAERFGDNPRTLGLFLSAFAVGGITASALSGSVTRLGRPGLVMLCGAGAWGGAIVLVGLTTSPWAGLGLLVLAGAADTASVISRSTIVQTHTPDALLGRVTAAEQIVGQAGPSLGNVRGGLVAGWTSGTTALVSGGLLCVLAVASVGASTPELWASESRKKFSE, encoded by the coding sequence GTGAGTCTGACCCGCACGTTGATCGACGTCCGGCCGCTGCGGACGTCCCCGGTGTTCCGGCGGCTGCTCATCGGCCGGACCGTGTCCGTGCTCGGCAGCTTCATGACCATGGTCACCGTCATGTACCAGGTGTGGGGCATGACCCACAGCGCCGCCTGGACCGGTGCGGTCGGCCTCGCGCAGGCGCTGCCGCTGGTGGGGTTCGGGCTGTTCGCCGGTGCGTGGGCCGACCGCGGCGACCGGCGGCGGATCTTCCTCGCCGCCACCGTCGGGCAGGCGGCCTGTTCGGCTCTGCTCGCCGTGCAGGGCTTCACCGGGCATGTGCCGGTGCTCGGGGTGCTCGCCCTGGTCGCCGCGCAGTCCTTCTTCGGGGCGGTCGGCGGGCCCGCGGCGGGTGTCTTCGTGCCGCGGCTGCTGCCGAAGGAGCAGGTCGCGGCGGGCCTCGCCCTCAACCAGATCACCGCCCAGTCGATGATGCTCCTCGGCCCGGCCCTCGGCGGTCTGCTGCTCGGCTGGCTGGGCATCGGCGCGTGCTACCTGATCGACACCCTCAGCTTCGGACTCGCCTTCTACGGCGCCCACGGACTGCCCGCGCTGCCGCCCGAGGGCGAGCCGTCGCGGGCCGGACTCCACGGCGTGCTCGACGGACTCCGCTTCCTGGCCGGGCACCGGGTCGTGCGCGGGGCGCTGATCACCGATCTCGCCGCGACCGTGCTGTCGTTCCCCGCCAGCCTGTTTCCGCTGATCAACGCCGAGCGGTTCGGCGACAACCCGCGCACGCTCGGCCTCTTCCTGTCGGCCTTCGCCGTCGGGGGGATCACGGCCTCCGCCCTGTCCGGTTCCGTCACCCGGCTCGGGCGCCCCGGTCTGGTGATGCTGTGCGGCGCCGGGGCCTGGGGCGGCGCGATCGTCCTGGTCGGACTGACCACCAGCCCCTGGGCGGGCCTCGGCCTTTTGGTCCTGGCCGGCGCCGCCGACACCGCCTCCGTCATCTCCCGCTCCACCATCGTGCAGACCCACACCCCCGACGCCCTCCTGGGCCGGGTGACGGCCGCCGAACAGATAGTCGGCCAGGCGGGCCCGAGCCTCGGCAACGTCCGCGGCGGCCTGGTCGCCGGCTGGACCTCCGGCACAACGGCCCTGGTCAGCGGCGGCCTCCTCTGCGTACTCGCCGTCGCCTCCGTCGGCGCGAGCACCCCCGAACTCTGGGCTTCGGAAAGCCGAAAAAAATTCTCGGAATGA
- the rbsD gene encoding D-ribose pyranase: protein MKKSGILNRHLSGALAELGHGDGVLVCDVGMPIPDGPRVVDLAFRAGVPSFAEVVDGLLAELVVEGATAAYEVQDANPEARALLEARFPALELVPHEELKSLSAGARLVVRTGEARPYANVLLHCGVFF, encoded by the coding sequence GTGAAGAAGTCCGGAATCCTGAACCGCCATCTGTCGGGCGCGCTGGCCGAGTTGGGCCACGGCGACGGGGTCCTCGTCTGCGACGTGGGCATGCCGATACCGGACGGGCCGCGGGTCGTGGACCTGGCGTTCCGGGCCGGGGTGCCGTCGTTCGCGGAGGTCGTCGACGGCCTCCTGGCGGAGCTGGTCGTCGAGGGCGCGACGGCCGCATACGAGGTCCAGGACGCCAACCCGGAGGCGAGGGCCCTGCTCGAAGCGCGCTTCCCCGCCCTGGAGCTGGTCCCGCATGAGGAGCTGAAGTCCCTGTCGGCGGGCGCACGCCTGGTCGTACGAACCGGAGAGGCACGGCCGTACGCGAACGTCCTGCTGCACTGCGGAGTGTTTTTCTGA